The DNA window GTGTCCCACATCACTCATGCCCGGCACCAGGAGTCCTGCCTACACACGACCAGAACCagcttctctctccccatccctctcAGCTCCACCCCAGGCTTCTGCACAGCCATTGGTGAGACCCTGACCTTGTTGGGGGCGAGGGGAGCCCAGGGTAAAATGCTGTGCTTTGGTACAGTATAATGGATCCTGGTTCCTAACACACACCCAGAAGTTTCCACATCCAACCTCTGACCCTTAACACTTCCTCTGAACTTCAACCTGTTTCTTAGGTGCACGCACCCATAAATTCTTAACAGCCGTGCAAATCTCCTCTCCCCCTGCCCACTGGGACCCTGTGGTACACTTATCTCTGATTCCACAGAGCATTTGCTTCAAGCTACCAAGTCCTGACTGTCCCACACTTGGGTTCTTAGGTGCTTGATGCTCTTGTCCTTATTGTCACGTTTCCAGTGACAACACACTAGATTTCTTGAGCGAAATCCTCAATCCTGGCTCCCTGCCCCATGACTTCCCCGCTCTTCCTGAATACAGGGTTtcgtttttgttttctaatttgctAACCACATCCTGTCTTTGGCTTTTACTCCTGGCCTCTAATGCTTCTGCCTttatctctccccaccccccccaacccccccaccaCAGTATCCTTGAAGTGGCGTTTGCATTTTGAGTTTGTCACCTCCCGAGAACCCGGTTTGGTGCTCCTACCTCCCATGGAACAGCCCGAGCCCGCCACCTGGACGGGGCCTGAGCAAGTGCCTGTGGACACCTTCAGCTGGGACCTGCCCATCAAGGTGCTGCCTACAAGCCCTACCCTGGCCTCCTATGCGGCCCCCGGCCCCAGCACCAGCACTATAACCATCTGAAACTGCCCCATGTGGCACAGCCTTCTTCAGGATCCTGAGAACTCAGCCCCTGGGCTCTAGTAGGGCCCATTGTTTCCACCTGGGGTCCAGTGGCACAGATAATGAGAGGCAGGCTTTCGGCTGAGCGTTAACTTATTTATTCAGAATAAATCCGCAGCTGCTAGTGGTTTCCCTGGAAGTGGCAGCAGCAGTGGGCGGTCAGCAGAAGGGCAGTCAGTTGCGTTTAGCTGGAGTGGGGAGCAGGCGCCGCAGGCACAGGGGTGTTAGCTGAGCCCCACTCTGGGTCGGGCCCTCCCCCTTTGCAGGGCAGCCGAGGGTCAGATTTTTGCACGAGGGAGAACTGGCATGTTCCTGCCTCCTGGCGTACCTCACAGCCCGCAGGGAAGTCGATAGGATGCTGGGACCTGGGGAACCGAAGGACGGGGGAAGGGTCAGGACAGTGAAGGTCCACCTCTATCCCTGACCCGAATCCCCTCCCCGGCGCTCCTCCCATGTCTCCCCAGTGCCCCTGGCCCTGCAGTATTTCTCTTGCCTGCcatatatggatttttttcatttcagagcAGGAATATTTTCCCTCCAGATCCACCTAACTCCCCTCACTCTGTAACCTGAAGCCTCTCACACCTTCTTGTTGGTATCGTCAGGTTCAGCCAGCCTCTTACTGCTACTCCGTTCATTCTCACGTCAGAGCAATCTAGTCACACCCTGGCCAGCTCAGTCCCTCACATCGGAGCCATTCTCTCTGGCCACCTTTGGTCACTCACGTATCACAGCAGCCCACACCGACCGGATGCAGACAGGTGCAGTGGAAGCAGTCCTTGCGCAGCCAAGACTCGCCCAGGGTGAAATACTTCCCCTCATAGTGGCAGGGGGCTGGGGAAGAACAGGAAACGTTAGAGCCAGAGCGGAGCAGTAAGGGCACGCTGCCCCTGCGTGTGGTCTCTCCTATGTCCCCGCTCCAGGGAGTCTGCGTTTGCCGCCACGGGACCATCTCTGAGCCCTTCCTCCCAGTGCCCTCTGCACCCATCCTTCCTTAGGCCTCACGCAGCTTTACCTTGAGCTTGGAAGTAGCACTTGCTGTGGACTCCTGGGTGCTGGAGGAGCAGAGATGCTACCAAGTAGATGACCCCCCAGCCTCCCCGAGTTCCCGTAGCCTGTCCCACCCAGAGTGTCCTTGGGGCCATTCTGGCAGCGCAGCTCTTTCGGACCCTTCTTGGCTTCCGTTCAGGCTGCTCTGGCCTCGTCTCCTTGGCTCTTCTCTGTTCCTCTCCTTGAGCCTTAGCTTCGGTCTCTCTCCCCTGGGCGCCTGTCTTACACCATCTCCGTGCCCTCTGTTCTCACAGGCTTGGGGATGTTTATAAAGTGAGGACCCTGGCCCCCTGCTGAGTGGAGCTGGAAAAGCCGTAACTCTGTTTCCTGAGGTGAGGGCATGAAAACAAGAGGTCTAGCTTTAATAAGCTGTGAGAGCTGATTCATGCCCCCGCACAGCCAAGGGGAGGAGGGTGGCCGGGGAAGGGGCGCTGGACTGGGCACTTCCCCAGCAAGGAGGGGGCGGGGTGAGGGCCCCCAGGTGGTCCCCAGGACCCTCCCTGGCCTGGAGAGAAGGAAGCATTCCACATCTCCCCCCGCCccgtaatacacacacacacacacacacacacacacactgcagggGTGTGTACGCTGGGATCCCTGCCTGGACCGGAGGGAGGCATTTCCTGGGGATGGCTAATCCTGTGCCCCAGCCAAACCAAGGAGATGCAGTAGGGTGCGACGGCCAGAGGCTCCAGGAGAGCAAACAGGCACCTGGTGTGGAGAATGTTTCTCTCAGACCCTAGGGCAGGGTCTCCTTGCAGTGTCCTAGGGACATGGCTGGCCCTCAGAGGttaggggtggggggctggggacaGGTGTCTCCTTTTTTTTACAGGCATCCCAGAGATAAGACTATCCATTGTTCATCACCCCAAACACACAGCAAATAAAAGATCTTGCCATATCTGGGAGTGGTTCTTTTCAAAGAGGAACATCTCTAAGTGCCCTTACCGTATGGGTCATTCCAGTTTTCACAAAGAGAGGCCCTTCTTTCCTTCTGTATGTTACGGAATGAGGATTTAGGAACGTATCCTCTGACatcctcttttggatttcctgtAGGTTCTGGAGAACCTGAAGATAGGTGATTAAGAGTCAGACTCTGGATTTAGATCCTAATTCTACTAAAAAGCTATGTGATATTGAGCAAGTTAGTTCACCTCTCTAAACCTGTTCCCTTGTCTGTAAATTGGGATAGTGATACCAGCTCATAGGATCATCAAGAGGATTCCATGAGATAATGCATGTCATGCTCCtcgcactgtgcctggcacatagcccTCCAGAAAGAGTAAACTGTGGTCGGTGTTAGATGTTCCATTCTTTGAATGATGCGGAGGAGCCCTGTGTGCATGGCCCACGGCTTCTGTTGGGGCTGCTATAGACTTCTTTCACTTGCATGTGTATGCTCCTTTCATCCTACCAGTTCCTGCAAAAATTACCTCCAGGATGGTTTTGGTCCTTGTGTCCTTGAAACTCTAAATGTCCACTTTGAGAACAGAGTTGCTGATAAGCCTCCTTTTGCTAGGTCAAGACCCCTCACTTCTTCCTGGGAAgacatatcctttctttttccatccttccGGCTAACTTTGGGACTCCTGCTTTTCCTCATAAGGTTTCTGAACTATTTCTTCCCATCCTCCTGTGAACTCTCAGGTTCTCCTGTCTCATGTGTCTAATGCTGGCCTTTGGTATTAATTGCCACAGCCACACCGGATTACTTTCTCTATTTCACACTCCGAAGACCCCTGTTCCAGCTATCACTCTCCTACCCACAGGGTCAGCACTTTGGCACTTATTCTAGTTTCCTTCTAAGTCTCCAATTCCATTTACCTCTAGACTCCCGCTGCCTGTAACCCAGTGGTTCCAATCCAACTACTTCTGGCTGACTTCTAGAGGACTGCCCTCCCTCTCACCTTGTCACCATTCAGAAACAGCTTCATCAGTCCTCCGAACTCCCTATCCTTTTCCAAGAAGACAGCTTACATGGCCGGAGATGAGGACTGTACCGCACCTTCACCCTAGTCAGGTCTGATATGCTTTCCATCTCAGAGGagcaacaagaggaaaaaaaaaacaaaccaggagCGGGGTGCCCTGATGTAGGCTGGCATGTGGGGGGCATGGCCTTGGAATTCTCTGGGCTGGAGCAGGTGGATTCAAAGGCTTGACCAACACAAGGGCCCGGAAATCGTGTCAGTGGCCAGTAGCTCTGCTGCTGCCTTTGTGGGGACAGCAGCTGACACTCTTGGTGCTTGGACCATAGACTTCCTTCTGCTCCTGCAACTTGCCGCCAGCCCCGTGGGGGCCAGACACTAGTGAGAGAGCTAGAGAGCCTGAAGGGAGTGGTGGTCATGCTGTAGGCAGAGGGGATTGGTGTGTGTGAGGTCATGGGACAGGGGTGCGAGTTTCCACCTGTAGTGAAGAGGAGGTAGGCACACAGGGGCAGGAGTAGGGGGCTGCTTCTGCAGGAAGTCTGGGGCGGAGACAGGAGCCCTCTCCAAGAAGTTGCGGGGTAGGTGTGTGGCAGGGTGGTGTTGCTTGAACCGGTTGCTTGCAAGCCTGCTGCTGTGCGGGCTCATGTGTGCACCTGTGGAGCTTCTCAGGACCAGGGCCACCCTTgctggtgtgtgtgagtgtgcgcgCGCGCGGGCGCGCGTGCCTGGGGCATGGCTGTCGGGGATGCCAGTAGTGGGGGGCGCGGCGGTTGGCTTTCGGGCCGAGAGGGACGGCTGGCTCGCGCTGCCTACGCGGGGACAGAAAAACATCCGCCGGAGGCCCGGCCGGGCGGCGCTCCAACCGCGGCAGGCAGGTGCGCGCCGGGAGGAAGTGAGCGCATTCCGACGCCCCAGCCGGACAGGACAGGAGGGACTGGCAGCGGCCGTGGGGAGATCTGGGGGCCAGAGCCCCAAGGGGCGGCCGGGAGTGAGGAGCCCGGGGAGGGTCGTGGAAGCGCCGAGAAAGAGTTGGGGGGAGGGCCCCCGAGGGGTCGGGGTCTGGGTTTCGCCCAGGGCTTGAACACCCAACAGACGCCCACCGACAGCCCCCCGACAGCTCCCGAACCCTCGGGAGAACTCAAACCGAGGGAGAGGGGCCCAGGGGCAATTGCGAAGGTCGAAGAGGAGAGGCCGGGAAGGGCAGCGAGGAGTATGGGGCTGTGGAGCGAGATCGCTGTTGGCTGGACAGGCTTGGGCCGCCAGAGCATTAGATGGaagaccacccccccaccccgccacccccagGTGGGAAGGGAAAATGGCCACCCCCCAGGTGCCGGTGCACCCCGAGAGTGAGAAGCAGGTTAGAGAGGAGCGGGAGTTACAGCTCCAAGGGTCCCATTGTGACGCAGTCGTTAAAGACCTTGATTAAGGCATGGCGATAAGGAGTTCGGATTGGCCTCTTAGGTAGAATCGATGGTCTCTTAAGTAATAATGAGGAGCTTAGAGGCAAGGTTATCTGTGTCTAGCACTGCTACCATCTTTGGTCTTTGCCAAAGGGCTAAGCATTGATCCTCTAATTTTTATAGTCATTTAAAATTGCATGGCTACATTTGTCAAACAGCTTAAGttatttgaattttcttaaaatagaaaagtTGAAGAATCTGATTCAGTATTTGATTTAAAACTCTAAGGTTGGTTACATGGCATCGAGTCTTGTGTCTTGGCATCCTGTGTCTTGCTTTCATGCCTTGTTCCTGTCACTGGAAATTCTTGTGTTGTTAATGCCTCAGTTCTGTGTCAGTGGCATAGAACTTCTTTTCCTGTTCCTCATCTTATGGTCTTTATTTTTAACTCTAACTTTTGTCTGTGCAGCCCTTTAACCTGCAACTATATATCCTAAATCTATTAAAACATTTCATTGGCATTCAGTATAGAAAGACAAGTAACAACTTTACCATATATGTTAGGTTACTTATTATCTTCTGTGGACATGTGTGTAACAAAGTTTCTATATTTACCTTGTGGCTGATAAAAAGAGATACAGCTAAAGTTGTGTtatcaataatatttatataaacatagCAATTTGTTAGTCTGATTTCTCTTCTAAAATCAACTCTACAGTGTCAGAAACTTACACTAATTCTATCatgatcttttaaatttattttatcctGGGTCAAAGGCAATTGCAAGGATTAGGATcgttgtaatttattttaaagatccTTAAATTCCAGTTACTTTTGGCCCCAAATGAGGAAATCTGggttggttaattttttttaaagaaaataatttcctacTTTGGGCTCTGTTCCTCTCTCCCGCGCTGTTTCAACCCCAGCCCTACCTTATTCCCAGTGGCTTTTACCTTCATTCCTTCTTTGCTCTGCTGGGCATCTTTAGAGGAAAACTTCACACCAACTTCCTCTACCATAaattctctccctcctctcaaCTCTACACTTCTCTTTGCCAACATACACCACTGcttcttcattgattttttttttttttttagcctgcaGCCCTTTCTGGCTCTTTTCCATCTTAAACTCTAAACTCTCTCATATTGaaaatctttttcttcctttctcttcggTAAAACCTGGGATTTTTAAAGGGTTAGGCCTTATTTACATGATCCACTTctgtcttctttcctcttctatcACCTTTTTCTTACTCTGAATTCTGTACACTCTATTATGCTTACTTTCAGCACAGGTTCAACCTTCTCCTTGTGACTAAACATTCTTCCAGTAGATATAGGATAAGATTCTTTTTTTTGCCCATTATATTTCCTACAAGACAAAAGAAGTTTTCAAATTCACTTCTACTTCAGTCTCATCTTCCCTCATTTTGCATCCAGAAGCATGACTGGGCTATTATTGGAAAGTCCCTTGAGTGACCACTTAAGCTTGGTGTTGTGCTAGGCAGTGTATAGTGCATTTCATTAGCGTGGTGCCAGATTCCTAAATTCTTACCAGTAACAGGTGttatcatgtgtgtgtgcatgaatgtTCTCATATACGTGCACATACCAAAGTACACAGACAATAGAACCATAAGTCAGTATATGACTATGAATATGTCTATTCAGTATATTTTACATTATGAGCAAGCCAAATACATTTGGGAGTGGAAGGTGAGCATGGGTAGATTCATAGCTAGGATAGAAGGTTAAGAGACAATATCCTTTGCCATTCTATATTAAGATGAGGAGGAGAGGAATCATTCTTCTGGAGAGGAAGGGACAGTTTGAAGGCGACTGAGTTTCAAGAGTTGAGAGACATGACTTGTAAGGCTGTGGTGAATGGCGAGAGGATGGGATGAAGGGGCCAGAGTCTGAAGAATAAATAGTTGCTGTACTCAGACAACTCATAAAGATTCTTTGGTTGTAGTACCAATTTCAACCATAGGCAGGTTTCCATTGATAACCTATATTGAAATTGCCCTGTGTTGTCGCTGTACCATTGGAACTATtaccaaatttttctttttaactttttctgcTTACGAATTGCTGTGTAAATGATACCCTCCACCACTAATAATTAACCCCCAGCTAAACACTATTAATTCTGAGTTTCTCATCTATTTAGATGGTTTAATTTTTCAACCTTGCCCCACAGTCTACTTGTGATAATAGTAACCTTTGAAATTCCATTTATGACTTTCATTTTTATCTCACTTGTGAATTGCTCTTTGCTTAAAGTTATAGACTCAAAACTAGATACTGAGAAGGCATCTGCTTCTTTATTATCTCTGAAATATGACCAAGGAGGTCTCTGCTTGACTGTCTCTACTGAATGGAATGGATTACTGCCACCTGTAGTGGAAGTGGCCATTCTGTGGTCAGCTAGCTTTAAGTTACTCGTGGGTTGTTCAGCCGAAGTCTGCCTTGCTAGCATCTCATCCATTCCCACAGTTCTGCTCTTTGAAACAGTATGGGGAAATTGACTTGTTTTTCAATGCAGCAGCTCTTTAAAGATTTGaaagagtttgttttttgttaGCTATTTACGCTTTTTTCCTTTACTCTCGCACAGTTCAATAGAACTTTTCTATTATGCTGGAAGTGTTCTCTACCTGTCTGCCTAATCAGTAGCCAAAGCCACATGTGCCTGTTGAGCACTTGAAACGTGGTTAGTGTGACTGAGGactggaattttaaattttagctaatttaaatttaaatggccAGATGTGACTCTTGTGTTAGTGTAGTTCCAAACTCCACGAGTTAGTACACTGTCACACGACTGGCTGTCTTTCGGCTGCTCCAGGAATCTTATGGTCACCTCAGACACAGTAAAACATGTGTAACTGAGCTCTTTATCTGTCTGGAGGCCAGTCTTACATGTGGTcacaactgaaaaagaaacacaaacccGACCCCAAAGCCCTGATGAGTAATGTCAGTTTTACTGGACGTTTCTTAGAAGAGATAGAAGAGGAAGGTTATATCTCATCTCCTATATTTCAAAagcaacaatgaaaacaaaaatccctCCTTTAATCTCTGTCCCTGAGAGCCCCTGAAGTCCCTCTCACTTAcctttccccttccttctcctctctgacCTTGCTCCTCCCTGCTCTTAGAGCACCAcctttgcccccttctccttgaaGAAGGGTTCCTGGGCGTGCACTTCCTCCAGCTCCCCTTCCCTTTCATTGTCTCTGCTCAGTGAAGCCAGGGAACTTTTTCTGCATCCAGCTTTCTTGGGGGGTGAGTAGGGCTAGAAGGTCATAAATAATtgtattttccctttcttcacaTAATTCCTGATTTCTTTCTAagggtcctctctctctctttttttttttaatcattgctgAGAAATCCTTATTTATCACTGTTTAGAAGAAGTGTCTCtaacattttgttttcattccagATCTATTCTTGGCAAATTCTAAAACTACTTTTtcacagtttcttcatcttctttctttttgcttctatGATATTCTGATAGATTTATCTTCTCTTCCCTGGTCTTCATGGCCTACATCCACCAGGAGTGCAGCGTTCGTTTCCCGCTGTGGTCACTCTGCCTTGTCCTCCCTTGATTCCCCTCTTAGCTCACCATTGTTGTCCATACATGCCTCTCTTTATCATCTGTTATTTTCATCTCCTCCTTATCTGCatgtgtactaagtcgcttctgtcatgtccagctctgtgtgaccccatgggctgtagcccgccagactcctctgtccatgggattctctagggaagaatactggagtgtgttgccatgccctcctccaggggatcttcccggcccaggaaacgaacctgtgtctcttatgactcctgcattgacaggcgggttctttaccactggcaccacctgggaagcccacctccccatctgcattctttttaaatcactatttaaaataatcatttaggGGTCTCAAGTGATTCCAGGGGGTCTCATCAGTCTCTGTACTATGACCTAAGAATATGTAGGTAGCATTGATTTCTGTGGATTGGGAGGTGACGGGGTTGAGGGGCAGAATATCCTTTCAACCATGGCATTGCTGTTTTGGGCTGGA is part of the Capra hircus breed San Clemente chromosome 8, ASM170441v1, whole genome shotgun sequence genome and encodes:
- the MSMP gene encoding prostate-associated microseminoprotein; this encodes MAPRTLWVGQATGTRGGWGVIYLVASLLLQHPGVHSKCYFQAQAPCHYEGKYFTLGESWLRKDCFHCTCLHPVGVGCCDTSQHPIDFPAGCEVRQEAGTCQFSLVQKSDPRLPCKGGGPDPEWGSANTPVPAAPAPHSS